The proteins below come from a single Polynucleobacter necessarius genomic window:
- a CDS encoding outer membrane lipoprotein carrier protein LolA, giving the protein MQRHISAAIIQIAIGITSILFSGAAISQSESGSEQLRNFVRNSKTAEGDFVQQQLRAPKAIEPQDKGLKVVRQTQGHFVFQRPGRFVWDTQKPYEQKLIANGSQLILWDKDLNQATFRPAGQAIASTPAAFLFGETSLDRHFQLVDGEERLGMKWVALVPKADPNAKKQSDLPYTKISIGMSNGLPKALELMDGLGSVVLVTLEKIQINVNLPANRFNFTPPVGAEVLRLN; this is encoded by the coding sequence TTGCAACGACATATTTCTGCAGCAATTATTCAAATTGCTATCGGTATCACTAGCATCCTCTTCTCAGGAGCTGCTATTTCTCAGAGCGAGAGTGGTTCTGAGCAACTACGCAATTTTGTTCGCAATTCCAAAACGGCTGAGGGTGATTTTGTGCAGCAACAATTGCGCGCTCCTAAAGCAATTGAACCTCAAGACAAAGGTTTAAAAGTGGTTCGCCAAACTCAAGGGCATTTTGTCTTTCAACGTCCTGGCCGCTTTGTATGGGACACCCAAAAACCCTATGAACAAAAACTAATTGCCAACGGCAGTCAACTTATTTTGTGGGATAAAGATTTAAATCAAGCGACGTTTCGTCCAGCGGGTCAAGCCATTGCCTCAACTCCTGCGGCGTTTCTCTTTGGAGAAACATCGCTAGACCGGCATTTTCAATTGGTAGATGGCGAGGAGCGTTTGGGTATGAAATGGGTAGCCCTCGTTCCCAAAGCTGATCCCAACGCCAAGAAGCAAAGTGATCTGCCCTATACCAAGATATCGATTGGAATGAGCAACGGTCTGCCCAAAGCACTTGAATTGATGGATGGCTTAGGAAGCGTTGTTTTGGTAACTCTTGAAAAGATTCAAATCAACGTCAATCTGCCTGCCAATCGTTTTAATTTCACGCCGCCTGTCGGCGCTGAAGTCTTGCGCTTAAACTAG
- the serS gene encoding serine--tRNA ligase: MIDPQLLRKDIAAVAARLATRKFQLDVEKFNTLESERKSLQTRTEELQAKRNQLSKAIGMKKGKGEDASAEMAEVAQVNSDMESGAVRLSTLQAEITDFLMGIPNLPDESVPTGKDETENQEIKRWGEQPIFDFEIKDHVDLGGPLGLDFEVAAKISGSRFVVLKGLIARLHRALAQFMIDTHASHHGYQEVYAPYMVNAASMRGTGQLPKFEEDLFKVPRQMGGEAQSDNAGGEANTENFYLIPTAEVPVTNLVRDEIVNADSLPLKFVAHTPCFRSEAGSYGRDVRGMIRQHQFDKVELVQITKPDNSMQALEELTGHAERILELLELPYRKVLLCTGDMGSGSTKTYDLEVWVPSQHAYREISSCSSMGDFQARRMQARFKAGQGKPELVHTLNGSGLAVGRALVALIENKQQVDGSVAISKALQPYLGGLGVLKPI; this comes from the coding sequence ATGATTGATCCGCAATTACTTCGTAAAGATATCGCCGCAGTTGCAGCGCGTTTGGCTACTCGTAAATTTCAATTGGATGTTGAAAAATTCAACACGCTGGAATCAGAACGAAAGTCGTTGCAAACGCGTACAGAAGAGTTGCAGGCTAAACGCAACCAATTGTCTAAAGCAATTGGGATGAAGAAGGGCAAAGGTGAAGATGCTTCTGCAGAAATGGCAGAAGTTGCCCAAGTAAATAGCGATATGGAATCTGGCGCGGTACGACTGAGTACCCTACAAGCTGAGATTACTGATTTCTTAATGGGTATTCCCAATTTGCCGGATGAGTCAGTACCTACTGGTAAAGATGAGACCGAGAATCAAGAAATAAAACGCTGGGGCGAGCAGCCAATATTTGATTTTGAAATTAAAGATCATGTGGATCTTGGTGGTCCACTAGGTTTAGATTTTGAAGTGGCCGCCAAAATAAGTGGCTCACGCTTTGTGGTATTAAAAGGACTCATTGCTCGATTACATCGTGCTTTAGCGCAGTTTATGATTGATACGCATGCTAGCCACCATGGCTATCAAGAAGTTTATGCGCCCTATATGGTGAATGCCGCTTCCATGCGTGGAACTGGGCAATTGCCGAAGTTTGAGGAAGACCTTTTCAAGGTTCCCCGTCAAATGGGTGGTGAAGCGCAGTCAGACAATGCGGGTGGCGAGGCGAATACCGAAAACTTTTACCTCATTCCAACCGCAGAAGTGCCAGTAACCAATTTAGTCAGGGATGAGATCGTGAATGCGGATTCACTTCCCTTAAAGTTTGTTGCACATACACCGTGTTTTCGTTCCGAAGCGGGAAGCTATGGGCGGGATGTGCGCGGGATGATTCGCCAACACCAGTTTGATAAAGTTGAGTTGGTGCAAATTACAAAGCCTGACAACTCGATGCAAGCGCTAGAGGAATTAACAGGTCACGCAGAAAGAATCCTTGAGTTACTCGAGTTGCCATACAGAAAAGTATTGCTCTGTACTGGCGACATGGGCTCTGGTAGTACTAAGACCTATGACCTCGAGGTTTGGGTGCCATCGCAACATGCTTATCGTGAGATAAGTTCATGCTCAAGCATGGGGGATTTCCAAGCACGTCGTATGCAAGCAAGATTTAAAGCGGGCCAAGGGAAGCCAGAGTTAGTTCACACCTTAAATGGTTCGGGATTGGCCGTCGGTAGAGCCTTAGTGGCCTTGATCGAGAATAAACAGCAAGTTGATGGCAGTGTTGCGATTTCGAAGGCATTACAACCCTATTTGGGTGGCTTGGGAGTGCTCAAACCCATTTAA
- a CDS encoding YdcH family protein — MFPEYRDLITKLKTTDRHFSHLFDKHNNLDAKILRMEGHQEPSTPEEIETLKKEKLLLKDQIYAVLKKASAT; from the coding sequence ATGTTTCCCGAATATCGCGACTTAATTACCAAATTAAAAACAACGGATCGTCATTTTTCACATTTGTTTGATAAGCACAATAATTTGGATGCCAAGATCTTGCGCATGGAGGGTCACCAGGAGCCGAGCACTCCAGAGGAAATCGAAACCCTCAAGAAAGAAAAACTATTGCTTAAAGACCAGATTTATGCAGTACTTAAGAAAGCAAGCGCAACCTAG
- a CDS encoding AsmA family protein gives MKRVIKVCLYALLPLVLVALLAVWYISTSIKPDQLTQLIGSTVKSATGRDLKIAGPVSLRLFPSIGITAQQVSLSNAPWSANSEMLNVKRMEFDIELLPLLRGVVAFNTINFTGVDALLQTNKAGEGNWNFDSSQTSNLGPAIASQSVDSATSAQTDSLRIQNINVADARIQYHAYGSSPKLFQASSCPYLAEVIKTVFRGKSSMKTIS, from the coding sequence ATGAAAAGAGTAATTAAAGTTTGCCTATATGCATTGCTGCCTTTGGTGCTGGTCGCTCTACTTGCAGTCTGGTATATATCTACATCGATTAAGCCAGATCAATTAACCCAATTGATTGGCTCTACTGTTAAATCCGCCACAGGCCGTGACCTGAAAATTGCTGGCCCTGTGAGCCTGCGGCTCTTTCCTTCGATTGGTATTACTGCACAGCAGGTTTCTCTGAGTAATGCTCCTTGGTCAGCCAATTCAGAAATGCTTAACGTAAAGCGAATGGAGTTCGATATTGAGCTGCTGCCTTTGTTAAGAGGGGTGGTAGCGTTCAATACTATCAACTTTACCGGAGTGGATGCTTTGCTTCAAACCAACAAGGCAGGAGAGGGTAATTGGAATTTTGATTCTTCGCAAACGTCGAATCTAGGTCCAGCCATTGCTTCACAATCTGTTGACAGCGCAACTTCTGCTCAAACGGATTCATTGCGTATTCAGAACATCAATGTGGCGGATGCAAGAATTCAATACCATGCCTATGGATCTTCTCCCAAGCTGTTTCAAGCCTCTAGCTGTCCTTATCTGGCGGAAGTAATAAAAACAGTATTTCGGGGCAAGTCCAGTATGAAAACTATCAGTTAG
- a CDS encoding AsmA family protein, translated as MPQAKGTLSVDIDELGISGQLPVTGLKGKFVFNGSNIGVSALRFGVGNKGAVEIQENLSELQSANSTVSLKGIAQGFTLEQLMDILGSSAKVKGGATEIALNLRSSGISLHQLPGKANGAVRIAIAEGVLDASIVNAGGDLLSTVVNAVNPMRKRADQTTLECAVAYLPLNNGEIILNNSFGVVH; from the coding sequence ATGCCTCAAGCAAAGGGTACGCTATCTGTTGATATAGATGAGCTGGGTATCTCAGGGCAATTACCAGTTACGGGCTTAAAAGGCAAATTTGTATTTAATGGCTCAAATATTGGTGTGAGCGCCCTCAGGTTTGGGGTTGGCAATAAAGGTGCTGTCGAGATTCAAGAAAATCTCTCAGAATTGCAAAGTGCCAATTCGACAGTATCGCTAAAAGGCATTGCCCAGGGATTTACTCTGGAACAGCTGATGGACATCCTGGGTTCGTCGGCAAAAGTCAAAGGAGGGGCCACTGAAATTGCATTGAACTTGCGTAGCTCTGGCATCTCATTGCATCAATTGCCAGGAAAAGCAAATGGAGCAGTGCGAATTGCGATTGCCGAAGGCGTATTGGATGCAAGCATTGTGAATGCAGGTGGCGATTTATTGAGTACGGTTGTGAATGCCGTTAATCCGATGCGAAAACGAGCTGACCAAACGACTTTGGAGTGTGCGGTAGCCTATTTACCGTTGAATAACGGCGAAATTATTTTGAATAATTCATTTGGCGTAGTTCACTGA
- a CDS encoding phage holin family protein gives MMNNLTLFLVQWSLTSLSLWVASYIFSGIKFADGGSLLIAALVLGFANAVVKPLLILFTLPLTVVTMGLFLLVVNALVLMLVGALVSGFTVSSFWTAFFASIFISLFSLFVSGLVF, from the coding sequence ATCATGAACAACTTAACGCTATTTCTGGTCCAGTGGAGCTTAACATCCCTTTCGCTCTGGGTGGCCAGTTATATCTTCAGCGGCATTAAATTTGCAGATGGTGGCTCCTTATTGATTGCGGCCTTGGTTCTGGGCTTTGCGAATGCTGTAGTCAAACCCCTGCTGATCCTGTTCACGCTACCCCTAACAGTAGTCACCATGGGGCTTTTTCTGTTAGTGGTAAATGCGTTGGTGTTGATGCTTGTTGGCGCACTAGTATCAGGCTTCACGGTATCCAGCTTTTGGACCGCTTTTTTTGCCAGCATTTTTATTTCACTATTCAGCCTGTTTGTCAGCGGCTTAGTTTTCTAA
- a CDS encoding SlyX family protein — translation MTEDRITNLEIKLSFAEDLIGKLNETVYKQK, via the coding sequence ATGACTGAGGACAGAATCACCAATCTCGAAATCAAGCTCAGCTTTGCTGAAGACCTTATTGGAAAACTTAATGAGACAGTTTACAAACAGAAATAA
- a CDS encoding tripartite tricarboxylate transporter substrate-binding protein, whose amino-acid sequence MVLLVRCFTGAAYIGTSSYVMMTNSEFPAKSVGEFIALAKANPDAYNYASAGNGSASHLAMAYFDSMAGIQLVHITHQRGWRCNCRALSWSRSSCDCGQCCGTAFCQ is encoded by the coding sequence ATGGTGCTGCTGGTACGGTGCTTTACTGGCGCGGCATATATTGGGACTAGTAGCTACGTCATGATGACAAATTCTGAGTTTCCCGCAAAGTCTGTTGGGGAATTTATAGCGTTAGCTAAAGCGAATCCAGATGCCTATAACTATGCAAGCGCTGGAAATGGTAGTGCCTCGCATCTAGCGATGGCCTATTTCGATAGCATGGCTGGAATTCAGCTAGTGCACATAACCCACCAAAGGGGCTGGCGATGCAATTGCCGAGCTCTTAGCTGGTCGCGCTCAAGCTGTGATTGCGGCCAATGTTGCGGCACTGCCTTTTGCCAATGA
- a CDS encoding DnaJ C-terminal domain-containing protein, whose protein sequence is MSPLLRLYLGLKIPAGTVAGRKMRLKGKGIPSAESGDLFVVPTITLPPADTDALKEAYQQFEKAFDFNPRTHLKG, encoded by the coding sequence ATGTCCCCACTCCTCAGGCTCTACCTTGGACTCAAGATTCCGGCGGGGACTGTTGCGGGACGCAAGATGCGCTTAAAGGGCAAGGGGATTCCTAGCGCAGAATCTGGTGACCTCTTTGTAGTTCCGACTATCACCCTACCTCCAGCGGATACCGATGCACTTAAAGAGGCATACCAGCAATTTGAGAAAGCATTTGATTTCAACCCAAGAACGCATTTGAAGGGATGA
- a CDS encoding DnaJ C-terminal domain-containing protein: MPKGIKAGQNLRLSGQGGPGIGEGPAGDLYLEIEFHPSPIYRVDGKDIFIDIPLAPWEAALGTTVNVPTPQALPWTQDSGGDCCGTQDALKGQGDS, from the coding sequence ATTCCAAAAGGAATAAAGGCTGGACAAAATCTGCGCTTATCGGGACAAGGTGGCCCTGGTATCGGCGAAGGCCCCGCCGGGGATTTGTATTTAGAAATTGAATTTCACCCAAGCCCCATTTACCGCGTGGATGGTAAAGATATCTTTATCGATATTCCATTGGCGCCATGGGAAGCCGCGTTGGGCACCACAGTAAATGTCCCCACTCCTCAGGCTCTACCTTGGACTCAAGATTCCGGCGGGGACTGTTGCGGGACGCAAGATGCGCTTAAAGGGCAAGGGGATTCCTAG